A region from the Clostridium beijerinckii genome encodes:
- a CDS encoding molybdenum ABC transporter ATP-binding protein: MYIELKNVSKKFADFKASDNVNFKIEQGKLIGLLGPSGSGKTTILRMIAGLETPDEGDIIINGVKVNDIEPGRRGIGFVFQNYALFRHMTVYDNIAFGLVVQKVKKEDIHKKVTELIELIGLKGLDKRYPGQLSGGQRQRVAFARALAPSPQLLLLDEPFAAIDAKVRKELRRWLRETISKLGITSIFVTHDQDEAVEVADEIIITNKGQIEQKGSPVEIYKNPRTPFVAQFIGESNLIDDYTKLKGFEVTNPKETKAIVRPEFIQIAKNDKEILTPLAAEKGIVKDIAFRGNNLEIDVQVGNEILNGYRSLEEEELKIGEEVLVLIHRVYTFNEQKAEVVENKIKTQEMSVFI; encoded by the coding sequence ATGTATATAGAATTAAAAAATGTAAGTAAAAAGTTTGCAGATTTTAAAGCATCTGATAATGTTAATTTTAAAATAGAACAAGGAAAATTAATTGGACTTTTAGGGCCAAGTGGAAGTGGTAAGACTACGATACTTAGAATGATTGCAGGACTAGAAACTCCAGATGAAGGGGATATTATTATTAATGGAGTTAAAGTTAATGATATAGAACCCGGCAGACGAGGAATTGGATTTGTTTTTCAAAATTATGCTTTATTTCGTCATATGACAGTTTATGATAATATTGCATTTGGTCTTGTAGTACAAAAGGTTAAAAAAGAAGATATACACAAAAAAGTCACAGAACTTATAGAGCTTATTGGACTTAAAGGTCTTGATAAAAGATATCCAGGTCAATTATCAGGTGGACAAAGACAACGTGTGGCATTTGCAAGGGCACTTGCACCAAGTCCACAATTATTACTATTGGATGAGCCTTTTGCTGCCATAGATGCAAAGGTAAGAAAAGAACTTAGGAGATGGCTAAGAGAAACAATATCAAAACTCGGCATCACAAGTATTTTTGTAACACATGATCAAGATGAAGCAGTAGAAGTAGCAGATGAAATAATAATAACTAATAAAGGACAGATCGAACAAAAAGGAAGCCCAGTTGAAATTTATAAGAATCCAAGAACTCCATTTGTAGCACAATTTATCGGAGAATCAAATCTTATAGATGATTATACTAAGTTAAAAGGATTTGAAGTAACAAATCCTAAAGAAACAAAAGCTATAGTGAGACCTGAATTTATACAAATTGCTAAAAATGATAAAGAAATATTAACGCCACTTGCAGCAGAAAAGGGAATTGTAAAAGATATTGCTTTTAGAGGAAATAACCTTGAAATAGATGTACAGGTTGGTAATGAGATACTTAATGGATATAGAAGTTTAGAAGAAGAAGAGCTAAAAATTGGAGAAGAAGTTTTAGTTTTAATTCATAGAGTTTATACATTTAATGAACAAAAAGCTGAGGTTGTAGAGAATAAAATTAAGACACAAGAAATGTCGGTATTTATATAG